AGAACAGaaggtccttctctgcaggaaagCCTCAGGTTTCTATTTTCATCGCATCTTAAATAAGTTCCCTTGGAGAGGGGCTTAGCCCCGGGGAGTGTCTAATGCTGTGAACCTGAACAGCTCCCAAGAggtctctgcctgcagcacaagggTTACTAAGAAcctgctgccatggcagggcttggCAGACAAACAAACCCCTTTGTGTCCAACTCAGGGAGGGACTCACCACCAGGTTTAACCCCAAAATGCCCACGATTCCCTTTCAAGAGGACAACCAAAATGAGGGTCCAGCCTCTTGGCTGTCCAGCCCTCTGTCCTCCAGTACAAATTCTATTCCTTACAACTTTCTACTTGTACCTGCAGAAGTCTCTGGAGTTCCcctgttctttttcctttttatcatTTATCCTTTCATGGCTTAACTCAGATGTATCTTTAAAAGCTGCCTGGTaattcttcctttcagctgagAGAAGATCCCTGTCATCTGAGACATGCAGCTCCTTCATGTTTGTTGAACCCTGGGTTTGCTCCAGGCCATTTctccaccctgccctgcagctggcttGGAGTAAACTCCAGAGATTGCAGCAGTCACCCTGCCCACCATCACCACAAAGAGACAGAACTGGGGGAAGTGGGTTTGTTATCCAGGAGAAAGGAGCACAGAGTGGGCAGGAGCATCCCCTACCTGCAGTGCCTTGGTCCCAGACCTTCACTGTGCTGTCGCTGGATGATGTGGCAATGCTGGGGGCGAGTGTGGggccccagggcaggaagaCACAGGAGGTGGTGGTCTGAAAGTGCCCTTTGTACTCACACACTCGGCCCCTGGTCTGCCTCaggtcccagagctgcaggaaaaagaCAGTGGTAGAACCCCAGCTCTTGTTTTACCAAGACAGGAAGGTGGGTTGGGATAAAAGAGCTCCTCACCAATCCTCAGAGTGCCATGGCTATTGCCTttatccctgctcctgctcacagtCCTGGAGAACATCAAAGCCCAAAGGATTTTCACCACTGGTGACCGAGTACGTGGCCACACCCACTAGAGCCAACAAGATAAGGCTGTATGGGCAGATAAGAAGTGTCCAGCCTGCTCccatcctcagccctgcccaccctgggatgggataGTTTCATCCTCTTGATCCTCACACACAGGGCTGAAAATCTGCAGGACTCAATCCCTGGTTTGAAAACAGCTCGAGCAAAGGATCCCTCACAGGATTTCTGCAAGAACCTTGTCTTCCTCAATGGCATCCattgttttttccctgtgttttttactgaaatgaaattccagactgatttgggttggaaggaactttaAAGCCGATCTTGTTtcaactccctgccatggcacagaTTACACTCACTAGATCAGGGTGCtgcaagccccatccaacctgaccttggacacttaCAGGGAGGGGGCAAATCCCAGTGGTTTAATCAGAAGGAATAACTACTGATATTCCCCAAGCAAAACTTCCCAAAGAGACAGGCACGAAGACCCTCAAGGCAGTGGGAGCACTCAGAGCCTTGAGCAGTGgtgtgctgctctccctgcctgccatggatgggggaggggagggagcaggagcccagggctcGCTGCCGGCACTCACGGTGGCCTCGGCGCCGTGGCCAGCGgagccgctgctgctgctgaggcagtaCCGCCCGTCCTGGCTCACGTCACAGCATGTCTGGATGTGCTGCTTGGCTGGGAACGTGTGGGCCACCTGCAGCTCCCGGCTGTCCCACAccctgcagggaacagcagtGGCCAGGGGGACCCTAAGGCATCATCACCCCGATGgcttccctctgtgccctcccatacaccctggctgtgcccacagctgctccaaagCTCTCCCTGCATTTATCCATGCTGCATCACTCTCCAGCTTGCTTTCTCACAAATTCTCCTCTTCACCTGCAGTCACcacccagtgctgctcccagcagggagttgtccctgctcccagtgctgctccctgctcccagcccctgtccctggctggagGTCACATTCCCAGGTGAGCTGGCAGGTGGCTTTTAGCCACACCAGCAGTGGTCATGACAACCAACCCCACAATAGCCCCAGGTGCCTCAGGCCCTacctccctgctctctggccACCGGGAGAATTTACCTGGTGGTTTTATCCTCTGAGGTCTGGATGACATAAGGCTCCCCAGGAACCCAGCACAGGTGTGTGACCTGTGGAAAGGGAAGGATGAGCAGGAGCCACCTCtgtgtgcagcccaggctgtgtctGCCTGAGGATGGAACCACTGAGctcccatcctctccctcctcctgggtTGGGAACTGGAAATGTTGGATGAAGACTTTTTCTGCTCCCCTGCTAGGTCCAGTCccagtggggctgctgggggtgatTGAGGCTGGgaagtgccagcagcaggacacagagccatgggagcagggacagcacaggcaCCAGGGGCTGGTACAGGAGGAAATGCAGCCCCACTGCACAGGGCTTGTTCgctcaggagaaaaggagactcagggtgATCTTCTGgctctccacaactccctgcaggaaggtgcagccaggtgagggtcaggttctgctcccagggaacaagcaattaaaagaaattgcctcaagttgtgccaagggaggtttaggttggatattggggaaaatttctttgctgaaagtgtggtcaggcattggcacaggcagccccaggcagtggtGGAGTGACCATCCCTGGAAGAATTTAAAAGCcgtgtagatgtggcacttggccTGAGTTagtggtggctgtggcagtgctgggggaatggcaGGACTCtgtcttagaggtcttttccaacctcagtgattccatGACTCTGTGTGCTTCCAAACAGCTCTGAGTTAGAGCATTGATAAATTGCCATGAGTCTGTCGATACCTTTGTGCTCCTGGGTTTGTTGTTACCTGGAGAAGAATACCAGCCtcaagctgagcctgcccaggTGCACAGTGTCCCAAGGGCTCTCTTTGGCACCAAGCTCCCAGAAAAtcccctctgcacagctccacGTGTGACAAACAATGTGGGCAGGGAGATGgatgatgggatgggatttgagAAACCAGCAGATCCTACCAGGTTCCTGGAGattgcagctctgcccagacaCTCCCCGGTCTCAGTGTCCCACTTGCACACGGTGTTGTCCCGGGAGCCCGTGCACAGCTGGGAGGCATCTGCAACCACAAGTTAGTATCAAAAACAAGGCAGGAAATGCTGTCAGTCAGTCCCTGGGGACTGGGAGCTTGTTGTCCCTCACCTGGGCTCACAGCCAGTCCAGTAACAACCAGGTCATGTCCTGGGAAGTGCTGGCTTGGCCCCGAAGCCCCGTGAAGCTCCCACATCATCACCGTCTTGTCCCGGGATGCGCTGAAGACTCTGTTGGAGTCAAGGGCTGAGGTGACCTGCCAAGGACCAGAAGGAGAAGCTGCTCATCCTCCCACCCAGCTCATAGGGAAAGCATAactctgctcctgtcctgccaCAGCCCAACACATGCAGGAACATGACTCCCAGAGCCTGGCCTCCCAACTCTGTCCCTTATCCCCTCAGAGCCAGGGATGGTGGCTGGGTGCTCTCAGGTCTTGTTCTTAGAAACCATTCCTTTTATAGGGAAAACATCCTTACAAACCCAAATGagcccagtgcagagctgttttgAGCACTGAGGTGAACAAAGCCCCCTTTGTCTTTGCAGtacacacagcccaggggacCCACTAGGGCTGTCCCCTGTGGAGGTGCACTGGCCACAGCATGCACAGCTACACCCCCGCTGCATGTCTGTCCTCCCAGAAGCCTGCCTGGCTTTGTCATCCCAAttccagaaaggaaattaaagccCTGCTATTCCCAGAATATGCCAGCTATGGCACATGACATGGGTATTCCCAGAATGTCTCAGCCAGGCATGGCTGATTTGTGGAATAATGTCAAATCCAGCAGAATGAGGCCTGAAGAAAAGTGAATGGCATCTCTGCATCAAAAGCTTGACCTCATAATTCATCCTGAGCTTTTGCTATACAGTCTCTTGGAAGTGAAGACAAGCTCACATCCAgacctcctgcagcccttttTAGTCTGAATGCAACACTCCATGCTGCTTCCAAAAGTATCTGTTGGGACTTTGGGAAAAACCTAATGTGTTCTGATGACAGAATCATGAATCattaagtttggaaaagacatttaaggTCATCAAGCCCAACCATCCCCAGCTGGACACCAGGAATATCCTGATCCCACCTTTCCTGTGGATGACAAATGAGTGCTCCATCATTCCTGgctccccagctctctcacctTGGTGACCTCATGCTTGTGGCCGGTGAAGTGGCGCAGGGCAGCCCCGGACctccagctggacacagccacactctgcagggacagggacaggggtcagcatgagagcagagcagggaggataTGTCCTAGCAAGGCTTGTGCACAGTCCACGGAACTGGTTCCTCTGGTTTTCAGCTCCTAGAGCATGTACAGCTGTCCTTAAAGACAGGTGATGTAAGAGTCAGTCTGGCGATCCCAAGTCTGGGTGGGAGCATTTGATGTGATATGAGCTCTGGAGAGGTTACAAAATTTGATTCCATGTGCTTCAGGGTGTGCCCTCACTCTAAactcatttttcccttttaaattcAGGCACTGACACAGCCACCATACACGGAAATGTTCAAAGCTCACATTTCAACCTTACTTTTGAAGCTGTTGATGTATTATCCTGTCCCAGGGGATACCTCACCTTATCCCTTCCTCCTGACACACACAGGTCTGGTTTGAGGGCAGCCACTGAGGTGACAGCGTCGGTGTGAGCGCTGTGCTGCCGGGAGGCGCCAGCGGGTCCCGTCTGTCCCACGGAGCTGTCGGCCCTGCAGCGGAACAGGGACAGCaatgggagctgcaggggctgggaggagaggtCAGGTGCCATTTCCTGGCACCTCTGGCATCTTCTGACATGACAACATCTGTCTTGGAAAGCCAGAGAGAGGCTGTGAGTGAAATGGAGCAGACCtatcccagctccagagctgttGAATATTTAATTGTCCCTCACTCTCTGCTggtgcaaagaagaaaagagattttgacC
The Serinus canaria isolate serCan28SL12 chromosome 17, serCan2020, whole genome shotgun sequence DNA segment above includes these coding regions:
- the WDR31 gene encoding WD repeat-containing protein 31 isoform X1 is translated as MGKLQSKISFHTTKYRADSSVGQTGPAGASRQHSAHTDAVTSVAALKPDLCVSGGRDKSVAVSSWRSGAALRHFTGHKHEVTKVTSALDSNRVFSASRDKTVMMWELHGASGPSQHFPGHDLVVTGLAVSPDASQLCTGSRDNTVCKWDTETGECLGRAAISRNLVTHLCWVPGEPYVIQTSEDKTTRVWDSRELQVAHTFPAKQHIQTCCDVSQDGRYCLSSSSGSAGHGAEATLWDLRQTRGRVCEYKGHFQTTTSCVFLPWGPTLAPSIATSSSDSTVKVWDQGTAACLATLCLEGSGPLASLAACDSSTLLCASSNSGIHVLRVRGGAELALEEVAAF
- the WDR31 gene encoding WD repeat-containing protein 31 isoform X2, whose translation is MGKLQSKISFHTTKYRADSSVGQTGPAGASRQHSAHTDAVTSVAALKPDLCVSGGRDKSVAVSSWRSGAALRHFTGHKHEVTKVTSALDSNRVFSASRDKTVMMWELHGASGPSQHFPGHDLVVTGLAVSPDASQLCTGSRDNTVCKWDTETGECLGRAAISRNLVTHLCWVPGEPYVIQTSEDKTTRVWDSRELQVAHTFPAKQHIQTCCDVSQDGRYCLSSSSGSAGHGAEATLWDLRQTRGRVCEYKGHFQTTTSCVFLPWGPTLAPSIATSSSDSTVKVWDQGTAASLQPEAQAGQKEMRHQDQGTDTRAPG